The following are encoded in a window of Torulaspora globosa chromosome 4, complete sequence genomic DNA:
- a CDS encoding phosphoglycerate mutase (ancestral locus Anc_8.745) encodes MTRDIPFYCNNEDSDVVRLFVIRHGQTEHNVRKILQGHLDTDLNQTGRDQAEKLGKHLAEGSIKFDLIASSDLKRCRQTVEAMLGHCGHTPPVTCYKELRERCMGVIEGMHLADAEKYAEAHGRGSFRDFGEKPDEFLARLTSGINSIAESAAESGQVKNMAVVSHGGAIRTLLRWLKYEEHNAHNIIVFNTSVTIIDYIKHTGQYVVRRVGITRHLGDGEFIVSDLKLR; translated from the coding sequence ATGACCAGAGACATTCCCTTCTACTGCAACAATGAGGACTCGGATGTGGTAAGGCTTTTTGTGATCAGACATGGCCAAACAGAGCACAATGTGCGGAAGATCTTGCAGGGCCATTTGGACACCGATTTGAACCAAACAGGCCGGGACCAGGCTGAGAAGCTGGGGAAGCACCTGGCAGAAGGGAGCATCAAGTTTGACTTGATTGCGAGCAGCGATTTGAAACGTTGCAGGCAGACCGTGGAGGCCATGCTGGGGCACTGCGGCCACACGCCTCCTGTGACGTGCTACAAGGAATTGAGGGAACGCTGCATGGGCGTTATCGAGGGTATGCATCTGGCAGACGCCGAGAAGTACGCTGAGGCGCATGGCAGAGGCTCTTTCAGGGATTTTGGAGAGAAACCCGATGAGTTCCTGGCAAGACTGACGAGCGGAATCAACTCGATAGCTGAATCGGCCGCAGAAAGCGGCCAAGTGAAGAATATGGCGGTTGTGAGCCACGGTGGGGCCATCAGAACTCTTCTCAGATGGCTCAAGTACGAGGAACACAATGCACACAATATCATCGTGTTCAACACCTCAGTCACAATCATCGACTACATCAAACACACGGGACAGTACGTCGTGAGGCGTGTCGGCATCACTCGGCACTTGGGAGACG
- the MRE11 gene encoding MRX complex nuclease subunit (ancestral locus Anc_8.744), with translation MEYPDEDTIRILITTDNHVGYNENDPVTGDDSWKTFHEIMMIAKDSNVDMVLHGGDLFHANKPSKKSMYQVMKSLRLACMGDKPCELELLSDPSRVFHYNEFTNVNYEDPNYNISIPVFGIAGNHDDATGDSLLCPMDLLQVSGLVNHFGKVLEADNIEVMPLLFQKGKTKLALYGMASVRDERLFRTFKEGKVAFEVPSMREDEWFNIMCVHQNHTGHTNTAFLPEQFLPDFLDVVIWGHEHECIPHLVHNPTKKFDVLQPGSSVATSLCDAEAKPKNVFILELRYDSAPKLITIPLKSVRTFVMRSISLRDQPQLRPHDKEAITKFLFQQIEEMIEEANAETRKKAGDIFDGNDEDMEYALPLPLIRLRVDYGAPANGTSIIDYQVENPRRISNKFAGRVANGNSVIQFYKKRTGGGASRKRENAVMSNTDMERLANDEGGELQVQTLIDDLLKKMQLSLLPENGMNEAVKKFVDKDEKHALKDFIDHEIDNEVNILVSNKGFLQSDNPEEIKQLIKQVKRANTSSPSVNEMAAAQNLVSANQDSHPTRISAAGNREISTPTSSTKKRAPARRRTRASDSIVISDASDGDGLDDEEIDIVLSDENDDGSVDKQAKKPTKTRKSRSAAGKTTDRDTPARRAKASKTPKTDILSSLLARKRK, from the coding sequence ATGGAGTATCCCGATGAAGACACGATTCGTATACTGATCACCACCGACAACCACGTTGGATACAATGAGAATGATCCCGTTACTGGGGACGACTCGTGGAAGACGTTCCATGAGATCATGATGATTGCCAAGGACAGCAATGTCGATATGGTACTGCATGGCGGCGATCTATTTCACGCTAACAAGCcgtcgaagaaatcgatgtACCAAGTCATGAAGTCGCTAAGGCTGGCGTGCATGGGGGACAAACCATGCGAGCTGGAACTACTCAGTGATCCCTCCAGAGTGTTCCATTACAACGAGTTCACCAACGTTAACTACGAGGACCCTAATTACAACATATCGATCCCGGTCTTTGGCATCGCTGGGAACCATGATGATGCCACGGGCGACAGTCTGCTTTGCCCCATGGATCTGTTGCAAGTGAGCGGATTGGTGAACCATTTTGGCAAGGTCTTGGAGGCAGATAATATTGAGGTGATGCCTTTACTGTTTCAAAAGGGCAAAACTAAGTTGGCGCTTTATGGGATGGCCTCTGTGCGCGATGAGCGCCTGTTCAGGACGTTCAAGGAAGGCAAAGTCGCATTTGAGGTGCCTTCGATGCGTGAGGATGAGTGGTTCAACATCATGTGTGTCCACCAGAACCATACAGGTCATACCAACACAGCATTTCTGCCGGAACAATTTCTGCCGGACTTCCTAGACGTCGTGATATGGGGCCATGAGCATGAATGCATTCCGCATTTAGTCCACAATCCAACAAAAAAGTTTGATGTGTTACAACCGGGCTCGTCTGTGGCCACATCCTTGTGCGATGCAGAAGCCAAGCCTAAGAACGTTTTCATCTTGGAGTTACGATACGACTCGGCTCCAAAATTGATCACAATACCACTGAAGAGCGTAAGAACGTTTGTCATGCGATCTATCTCATTGCGCGATCAGCCTCAGCTGCGACCTCATGACAAAGAAGCTATAACCAAATTCCTCTTCCAGCAGATAGAAGAGATGATAGAAGAAGCAAACGCTGAAACTAGGAAGAAGGCAGGCGATATATTTGACggaaatgatgaagacatgGAATATGCCCTACCTTTACCACTGATTAGGCTTCGAGTTGACTACGGAGCGCCTGCAAATGGTACGTCGATAATAGATTACCAGGTGGAGAATCCGCGTCGAATCAGCAACAAGTTTGCTGGACGTGTCGCTAACGGCAATAGCGTCATTCAATTCTATAAGAAGAGAACTGGCGGCGGTGCATCCAGGAAGCGGGAAAATGCCGTAATGAGCAATACTGATATGGAGAGACTGGCTAACGACGAAGGAGGAGAATTGCAAGTGCAGACCTTGATCGATGACCTACTAAAGAAAATGCAACTTTCTCTGCTGCCGGAGAATGGCATGAACGAGGCGGTCAAGAAGTTTGTTGACAAAGATGAGAAACATGCCTTAAAAGATTTCATAGACCATGAGATTGATAACGAGGTAAATATCCTAGTCTCAAACAAGGGCTTTCTGCAATCCGATAATCCGGAAgagatcaagcaattgaTAAAGCAGGTCAAGCGAGCAAACACAAGCAGCCCATCTGTCAACGAAATGGCCGCTGCTCAAAACCTTGTATCCGCCAATCAGGACAGCCATCCCACCAGAATATCAGCTGCAGGCAACCGTGAGATCAGTACTCCAACTTCCTCTACGAAAAAGAGGGCTCCAGCACGCAGAAGGACCCGCGCCAGTGATTCCATTGTTATATCGGATGCTTCCGACGGCGACGGGTtagatgacgaagaaatcgacATTGTGCTAAGTGACGAGAACGATGATGGCTCCGTTGACAAGCAGGCCAAGAAGCCGAcaaagacaagaaagagcagaagTGCGGCTGGGAAGACTACTGACAGAGACACACCGGCCAGAAGGGCCAAAGCATCCAAGACACCCAAGACTGACATCCTAAGTAGTCTTCTTGCTCGCAAGAGGAAATAG
- the PLP2 gene encoding Plp2p (ancestral locus Anc_8.743) translates to MQNEPMFQVQVDESEDTEWNDILRQKGVIPERPPSPTAQLEEALAEAIAKQHESRLEGKDISDLEELEDEEDEEFLELYKRKRLAEMAKLQEKSKFGEVYEINKPEYSKEITEASMGSTADTDDAGEANEEESSKSKTEGVYVFVHLALQSKLQSRVLSHMFRQLAPKFREIKFVEIKANRAIENYPEANCPTLLVYYKGDVIKNMITLLELGGNDTKIGDFEALMVKIGAVDDRDGRLLINQESEEALEAKKLTLQHKGIRSGINGKFNIGVGRNLADEDDDFFD, encoded by the coding sequence ATGCAGAACGAACCGATGTTCCAGGTCCAGGTGGACGAATCGGAAGACACTGAGTGGAATGACATCCTAAGGCAGAAAGGCGTTATACCTGAAAGACCACCATCACCAACAGCACAACTTGAGGAGGCATTGGCAGAAGCCATTGCCAAGCAGCATGAAAGCAGACTGGAGGGCAAGGATATTTCggatcttgaagaattggaggacgaggaagacgaagagtTTCTGGAGCTATacaagaggaaaagattgGCTGAAATGGCTAAGCTCCAGGAGAAATCGAAGTTTGGCGAGGTTTATGAGATAAATAAACCTGAATATAGCAAGGAAATTACCGAGGCAAGCATGGGATCAACTGCAGATACCGACGACGCTGGCGAGGCcaatgaagaggaaagctCCAAGAGCAAAACTGAGGGCGTGTACGTGTTTGTACATCTTGCATTGCAAAGCAAGCTACAGAGTCGTGTGCTTTCGCATATGTTTCGCCAATTGGCTCCTAAGTTTCGTGAGATTAAATTCGTTGAGATCAAAGCAAATAGAGCCATCGAAAACTATCCTGAGGCTAACTGTCCCACACTTTTGGTGTATTACAAGGGAGATGTGATTAAGAACATGATAACGCTCCTGGAGTTGGGTGGTAACGATACCAAGATCGGAGATTTTGAAGCGCTTATGGTCAAGATAGGTGCCGTCGACGATCGTGATGGAAGGCTACTCATTAACCAGGAGAGCGAGGAAGCATTagaggccaagaaactGACTCTACAACATAAGGGTATCAGGTCTGGAATCAATGGGAAATTCAATATTGGTGTCGGACGCAATCTAGccgatgaagatgacgatttTTTTGATTGA
- the UBP8 gene encoding ubiquitin-specific protease UBP8 (ancestral locus Anc_8.742): MGDCQHIEQVFQNEKSKEGVLKTCNAARYMIRHFSARDKYLYAMRCSECHEINSGSNFMCLQCGFCGCWNGKHFLAHSKKVGHVFGINSSNGLLFCFKCGDYIGDNELVMASMLNKYWDDVSMKTMVPAVNRRDGLSGLLNLGSTCFMSSILQILIRNPYFFNYSITQSHSNKCPSQDPKSCVSCALDKMITEFYGAPSSEHAGDELQSMCSGFIGLLICSWKINENLAGYSQQDAHEFWQFLLNRLHHDYQVCNGGSVDDSISDYRCNCISHSTFQGLLKSSIVCPECNNDSKTTIDPFMDLSLDIKGKSNLYSCLDSFHRKEQLHDFNYHCPRCNTSQDAIKRLSIHKLPTVLVLQLKRFEHLLNGNSLKLNDFIEYPPYLNMRDYCDSGNPEVKVPDIIYELIGVISHKGTVNEGHYVATVKIAGRRWFKFSDSMVSSATQEESLNEQAYLLFYSVLQVN, from the coding sequence ATGGGGGATTGTCAACATATCGAACAAGTATTTCAAAATGAGAAGTCGAAGGAAGGTGTCTTGAAGACGTGCAACGCAGCACGATATATGATCAGGCATTTCAGTGCAAGAGACAAGTATCTTTACGCTATGAGATGCTCAGAGTGCCACGAGATCAACTCTGGATCGAACTTCATGTGCTTGCAGTGCGGATTCTGTGGTTGTTGGAACGGCAAGCATTTCTTGGCCCATAGCAAGAAAGTGGGGCATGTATTTGGCATAAATTCTAGCAATGGGCTGCTGTTTTGCTTCAAATGTGGCGACTATATTGGGGACAATGAGCTAGTCATGGCTTCGATGCTGAATAAATATTGGGATGACGTTTCCATGAAGACAATGGTACCGGCCGTGAACCGCAGGGATGGCTTGAGCGGACTGTTGAACCTGGGCTCGACCTGCTTCATGAGTAGCATACTTCAGATACTCATTCGAAATCcgtatttcttcaactaCTCGATCACTCAGTCGCATAGCAACAAGTGTCCCAGTCAGGACCCTAAGAGTTGCGTATCCTGTGCGCTGGACAAGATGATTACAGAGTTTTATGGAGCTCCTTCAAGCGAACACGCTGGAGACGAGCTGCAGTCAATGTGTTCCGGGTTCATTGGCTTGCTGATCTGCTCCTGGAAGATAAATGAAAATTTGGCTGGGTACTCGCAGCAGGATGCGCACGAGTTTTGGCAGTTCTTGCTCAATCGGCTGCATCATGATTATCAAGTCTGCAACGGCGGATCGGTTGATGATTCGATCTCCGACTATCGCTGCAATTGCATCTCTCATTCCACATTCCAGGGTTTACTCAAGAGTTCGATTGTCTGTCCAGAATGTAACAACGATTCCAAGACAACGATAGATCCGTTCATGGATCTCTCCCTCGACATTAAGGGGAAGTCGAACCTTTATAGCTGTCTGGACAGCTTTCATAGGAAAGAACAACTGCATGATTTCAACTACCATTGCCCAAGATGCAATACTTCGCAAGACGCCATCAAGAGACTAAGCATTCACAAGTTACCAACGGTCTTGGTGCTGCAACTCAAGCGATTTGAGCACCTGCTGAATGGTAATAGTTTGAAGTTAAACGATTTCATCGAGTATCCGCCCTATTTGAACATGCGTGATTACTGTGATTCCGGTAATCCTGAAGTTAAAGTTCCCGACATAATCTACGAACTGATTGGAGTGATTTCTCACAAGGGAACTGTGAATGAAGGACATTACGTAGCTACGGTCAAGATAGCGGGTAGGCGGTGGTTCAAGTTCAGCGATTCTATGGTTTCCTCCGCGACACAAGAAGAATCGCTAAACGAGCAAGCCTACCTCCTGTTTTATTCCGTTTTGCAAGtaaattga
- the FSH2 gene encoding putative serine hydrolase (ancestral locus Anc_8.741), which produces MAKKILVLHGLAQSGDYFKSKTKGLRNELEKQGYELLYATAPNKYQPADIPDSLGDVLTSEAAESHVLAWIEDDLQHDTYRLPETTIDYLHDFVLEYGPFDGVLGFSQGAGVAGYLMTDFNGLLRLTAEQQPPLRFFMTFSGFRFKPEQYQAQYDRNPISVPSLHVQGELDTITDPFKVEQLYNSCTPESRTFLKHSGGHYVPNSRGFAKKVIEWLQKVDK; this is translated from the coding sequence ATGGCTAAGAAGATACTGGTGTTGCACGGGCTGGCACAGTCTGGGGATTATTTCAAGTCTAAGACGAAAGGTCTTCGGAACGAGCTGGAGAAACAGGGATACGAGTTGTTGTACGCTACTGCTCCCAATAAGTACCAGCCAGCGGACATTCCGGACAGCTTGGGTGATGTATTGACCAGTGAGGCAGCAGAGAGCCATGTTCTAGCGTGGATCGAAGACGATTTGCAGCACGATACTTATAGACTACCGGAGACAACTATCGACTATCTGCACGATTTTGTGCTTGAGTATGGTCCTTTCGACGGCGTGCTGGGATTCAGCCAAGGGGCTGGAGTCGCTGGATATCTTATGACGGACTTCAACGGGCTTCTCAGGCTGACAGCCGAACAGCAGCCACCGCTGCGTTTCTTTATGACATTCAGTGGATTCAGGTTCAAACCGGAGCAATACCAGGCGCAGTACGATCGGAATCCAATATCCGTTCCCTCATTGCATGTCCAGGGAGAGCTGGACACCATCACCGATCCCTTCAAGGTGGAACAACTGTACAACTCGTGCACTCCAGAGAGCAGGACTTTCCTGAAGCATTCTGGTGGTCATTACGTCCCAAACTCGAGGGGAttcgccaagaaggttATAGAATGGCTGCAGAAGGTCGATAAATAG
- the FSH3 gene encoding putative serine hydrolase (ancestral locus Anc_8.740) — protein sequence MAVGNGGGGRILMLHGFVQSGKIFSSKTGGLRKSLKRLGYELYYPTGPIRVNKEAIAKLHGWPEQDGKKDLSLASQFDSSDSVDQIYGWYLREGPDLKEFNIEERTLDYLHDYVVENGPFDGVMGFSQGAGLAGYLLTNFNQLLNLSEEQQPKLKFFVSFSGFKFEADQFQQSYGDKPMAIPSLHLQGELDTVVSEERSMKLYNCFDAATRHLIKHPGGHFVPNSKNVVTHVTNWIQNIESTKSRPTLERTSPKPDGPELDDDLMDMINSMGKI from the coding sequence ATGGCCGTTGGCAATGGTGGCGGTGGAAGAATCCTGATGCTTCATGGGTTCGTTCAGTCGGGcaagatcttctcttccaagacaGGTGGATTGCGtaaaagcttgaagagattAGGCTACGAACTATACTATCCAACAGGACCCATAAGAGTGAATAAGGAGGCTATAGCGAAGCTGCATGGCTGGCCGGAGCAAGATGGCAAGAAGGATCTCAGTCTCGCCTCTCAGTTCGACAGCTCAGACTCTGTGGATCAGATATACGGTTGGTACCTGCGAGAAGGCCCAGATCTCAAAGAGTTCAACATAGAAGAACGTACACTGGATTACTTACATGACTACGTTGTCGAAAATGGCCCATTCGATGGCGTAATGGGCTTCAGCCAAGGAGCCGGCTTGGCCGGCTACTTGCTCACCAACTTCAATCAGCTCCTGAACCTCTctgaagaacagcagcCTAAGCTGAAGTTTTTTGTTAGCTTCAGCGGGTTCAAGTTCGAAGCTGACCAGTTCCAGCAATCATATGGCGATAAACCCATGGCGATTCCCTCTTTGCATCTGCAGGGCGAACTAGACACAGTTGTCAGCGAGGAAAGATCGATGAAGTTGTACAATTGCTTTGATGCAGCAACTAGACATCTTATTAAACACCCTGGAGGACATTTCGTACCCAATTCAAAGAACGTTGTAACTCACGTCACCAATTGGATCCAGAACATTGAATCTACCAAGAGCAGACCTACTCTCGAGAGAACATCTCCCAAGCCCGATGGTCCAGAACTAGACGACGATCTGATGGATATGATCAATTCCATGGGAAAGATATAG
- the FMP42 gene encoding Fmp42p (ancestral locus Anc_8.739) yields MIRNTKAKYLTHNALQVLKSPIAEILSLEKSGMMTSRTIRIAQLVCASIWCLFAAGIVFGFAAFKTILIDEGIYSGLCHRDEAPKTPDPAAPCIEQDLKLNLLFTIAAAVTNVIALPVGWILDYYGPRICGIAGAMWLMAASFTFKWSKHLESYIDPYMTGYTLLAIGGPFVFISCFQLANSFPQRSGTILALISGCFDSSSALFLFYRLLYQKWNHSPHLSKFFSIYLVVPVFIIFCQLAIMPHRSYKTQAAVAKLTTEGLDENGHLLEGDDGSAITSDVCERQSLLAQDAMELEQDRQSHNTGRRKSVLETYVEAKLEEKTGGAFGILHDYSLKAQLRSPLFFLMVIFATVCMLRINYFVATIRSQEEYLLGDPRLAIQMNAIFDVALPLGGVLSIPFTGLILDHLDTLSTLSLVLVTSVAIGVLGLIPHAFTANLIGILLLVVYRPFYYTVISDYVSKIFGFDNFGTVYGALISISGVCNMFQSVLDDWTHNTFKMNPSPVNSVLVVATIISGFALIRNLKLHIHERQDFKVAIHPETSESDSPTYGST; encoded by the coding sequence ATGATAAGAAACACCAAGGCTAAATATTTAACACATAACGCTCTTCAGGTTCTCAAATCTCCCATTGCTGAAATTCTGTCGCTGGAGAAGTCGGGTATGATGACTTCTCGCACTATCAGGATTGCTCAATTAGTATGTGCTAGTATATGGTGTCTCTTTGCTGCCGGGATAGTGTTTGGTTTCGCAGCTTTCAAGACTATATTGATAGATGAGGGAATCTATTCGGGTTTGTGCCACCGGGATGAAGCTCCTAAGACTCCCgatccagcagcaccgTGTATTGAGCAGGACTTGAAACTAAATCTGCTATTCACTATCGCCGCTGCTGTGACCAATGTTATTGCTCTACCCGTTGGTTGGATTCTAGATTACTACGGACCACGTATCTGTGGAATTGCTGGTGCTATGTGGCTTATGGCAGCCTCTTTTACCTTCAAATGGTCTAAACACCTGGAGTCTTATATTGATCCATACATGACGGGTTACACTTTGCTTGCAATCGGAGGTCCTTTTGTGTTCATATCATGCTTCCAACTAGCCAATAGCTTCCCTCAGAGATCGGGCACGATTTTGGCGCTAATCAGTGGATGCTTTGATTCGTCATCGGCATTGTTCCTGTTTTACAGACTACTGTACCAAAAATGGAACCACAGCCCTCATTTGTCGAAGTTCTTTTCGATTTACTTGGTCGTGCCCGTattcatcatcttctgtCAACTGGCAATCATGCCTCACCGCTCTTATAAGACCCAGGCCGCTGTGGCTAAGCTAACAACTGAAGGTTTGGACGAAAATGGACATTTATTGGAGGGCGATGATGGGTCTGCCATCACTAGCGATGTTTGTGAGCGTCAATCATTATTGGCACAAGATGCTATGGAACTAGAACAGGATAGACAGTCGCATAATACTGGTCGCAGAAAATCCGTCCTCGAGACCTACGTAGAAGCGAAGTTGGAGGAGAAAACCGGCGGAGCGTTTGGTATCCTACATGACTATTCATTGAAAGCCCAACTCCGCAGTCCATTGTTTTTCCTAATGGTGATCTTTGCGACTGTTTGTATGCTCAGAATTAACTACTTCGTTGCCACAATCAGGTCTCAAGAGGAGTATTTACTAGGGGATCCGAGATTAGCTATCCAGATGAATGCTATTTTTGACGTTGCTCTACCGCTTGGGGGCGTTTTATCGATACCGTTCACCGGTTTGATTTTGGATCATTTGGACACTTTGAGCACGCTAAGTCTAGTATTAGTCACTTCCGTCGCCATAGGCGTGCTAGGGTTAATACCACACGCTTTTACAGCGAATTTGATCGGTATTCTCCTGCTTGTCGTTTACAGACCGTTCTACTACACTGTGATTTCCGATTATGTCTCCAAGATCTTTGGATTCGATAACTTTGGGACCGTCTATGGAGCCCTGATATCAATCTCGGGCGTGTGTAATATGTTCCAAAGTGTCCTTGATGACTGGACTCACAACACTTTCAAGATGAACCCATCGCCCGTCAATTCTGTGTTAGTTGTTGCGACAATAATTTCTGGTTTTGCGCTGATCAGGAACCTGAAGTTACATATTCACGAACGACAGGACTTTAAAGTCGCAATTCATCCAGAAACGAGCGAAAGCGACAGCCCCACCTATGGTTCTACTTGA
- the RFM1 gene encoding Rfm1p (ancestral locus Anc_8.738): MVSNDAEIVKTIILPSEADKSARREEMTRLSDKRAKLNEEIKEFSHTIRPIEFESYHEFFLIHTFKKGISASGHVDIERLRSRNNGTAYRRSKRHADNGTGIPSTSSSNSTLSDDEDTENDEDGEHNRSPFLDADGDKALDDSKNSSTKRVTRAQLAAKKELEKESESQEKQLEKSDRTLINGDISVASIIKKPEPDGNIRRSSRLSQKTSEGSGLGSAGTTFIDVDTVQIRDLYESLVPKVKEPYRRSDWVLPSRNRYTPEKQMRTKHSHEVVKVNELVGTDRIRSVLSKFEGGVAGVRKRT, encoded by the coding sequence ATGGTTAGCAATGATGCAGAGATTGTAAAGACCATTATCCTTCCCTCAGAAGCTGACAAAAGTGCTCGAAGGGAAGAGATGACAAGACTGAGCGACAAGAGGGCTAAACTAAACGAAGAGATAAAGGAATTCTCGCACACCATCAGACCAATAGAGTTTGAATCATACCATGAATTCTTCCTGATTCATACATTCAAGAAGGGAATATCAGCCAGTGGACACGTCGATATAGAGAGGTTGAGAAGTAGAAATAATGGCACGGCCTATCGTAGGTCGAAGAGACATGCGGATAACGGTACCGGAATACCAAGCACATCAAGTTCTAATAGTACGTTATccgatgatgaggatacTGAGAATGATGAGGACGGTGAGCACAATAGAAGCCCTTTCCTTGACGCTGACGGCGATAAAGCGCTGGATGATTCCAAGAATAGCTCAACAAAGAGAGTTACGAGAGCTCAGTTGGCAGCAAAGAAGGAGTTGGAAAAGGAGAGTGAATCAcaggagaagcagcttgaGAAGTCGGATAGAACCTTAATCAATGGCGATATATCTGTTGCCAGTATAATAAAAAAACCAGAACCAGATGGTAACATTCGAAGGTCCTCAAGGCTATCCCAAAAGACAAGCGAAGGATCTGGTCTAGGTTCTGCTGGGACGACCTTCATAGATGTTGACACTGTACAGATCAGAGACCTCTATGAGTCGCTAGTGCCCAAGGTGAAGGAACCGTATAGACGCTCAGATTGGGTACTGCCTTCGAGAAATAGATACACCCCAGAAAAGCAGATGCGCACCAAGCACTCTCACGAGGTCGTTAAGGTCAACGAGTTGGTAGGAACTGACAGGATACGAAGCGTTTTATCCAAATTCGAAGGCGGTGTGGCCGGTGTCAGGAAACGAACCTAA
- the ERG8 gene encoding phosphomevalonate kinase (ancestral locus Anc_8.737): MVESRAFSAPGKALLVGGYLVLDPKYKSYVVALSARMHGVVSKHESEDNHTRVTVTSSQFNNDSWSYIVEENNAFFPNSVDGKRNPFIEMAIFNVFTYFKPDLSNKLDIQIEIFSDSGYHSQAGSVLKRNSFKEFSYHSHSITEVPKTGLGSSAGLATVVTAALVSVFNPNLDVNRDQDLTLIHNLAQVAHCQAQGKVGSGFDVAAATFGSIMYQRFDPRLITDLPEHSAGQIYGQQLRSLVNQVDWKVTIERVRLPDQLRLVMGDVNSGSETTKLVAKVISWYNANLPRSLDVYEELNCLNEEFIKTLGVLNSLAAKDPNRYAQMMEALNGGGYKRIMAFSELAKLRNCINCIRENFRLITKESGADIEPSVQTELLDACMWLDGVLTAVLPGAGGYDAISLITTKDADIRSQTEGNSAFDAVTWLDLSQADIGLVEENPIHYQDLK; encoded by the coding sequence ATGGTTGAATCAAGAGCATTCAGTGCTCCAGGAAAGGCGTTGCTGGTTGGTGGTTACCTAGTGCTTGATCCTAAGTACAAGTCCTATGTGGTTGCGCTTTCTGCACGTATGCATGGTGTGGTGTCTAAACATGAATCGGAAGATAATCACACAAGAGTGACTGTAACAAGTTCACAATTTAACAACGACAGTTGGTCATAtattgttgaagagaataATGCATTCTTCCCTAATTCAGTGGACGGGAAGCGAAACCCATTTATTGAAATGGCCATTTTCAATGTATTCACTTACTTCAAGCCAGACTTGTCCAATAAGCTGGACATCCAGATTGAGATCTTCTCAGATTCTGGATACCACTCACAGGCAGGTAGTGTTCTTAAGAGAAATTCATTCAAGGAGTTTTCGTATCATTCTCATTCCATTACTGAAGTTCCTAAGACCGGCTTGGGCTCATCTGCTGGATTGGCAACAGTGGTTACGGCTGCTTTGGTATCTGTATTCAATCCAAACTTGGATGTTAACCGAGATCAAGACTTGACGTTAATCCACAACCTCGCTCAAGTGGCTCATTGCCAGGCACAGGGAAAAGTCGGAAGTGGTTTTGACGTTGCTGCGGCAACGTTTGGCTCGATTATGTATCAGAGGTTCGACCCTAGATTGATAACTGATTTGCCGGAGCATAGTGCGGGACAGATCTATGGGCAGCAACTGAGATCACTTGTGAATCAGGTTGATTGGAAGGTGACTATTGAGAGAGTTAGACTTCCTGACCAGCTTAGATTGGTGATGGGTGACGTTAATAGCGGGTCAGAAACTACGAAATTGGTTGCAAAGGTCATTTCCTGGTATAATGCGAATTTGCCTCGTAGTCTGGATGTCTACGAAGAGCTGAACTGCCTTAATGAGGAGTTCATCAAAACTTTGGGCGTTCTGAACTCCTTGGCAGCTAAAGACCCAAACCGCTACGCCCAGATGATGGAAGCACTGAATGGGGGCGGATATAAACGAATTATGGCGTTCTCTGAATTAGCTAAGTTGAGAAATTGTATCAACTGTATACGTGAGAATTTTAGATTGATCACGAAAGAAAGCGGTGCTGATATCGAGCCCTCAGTACAAACAGAGCTTCTAGATGCCTGTATGTGGTTAGACGGTGTGTTGACAGCAGTGCTACCAGGCGCTGGCGGTTATGATGCCATATCCTTGATTACCACCAAAGATGCGGACATTAGGTCACAGACGGAAGGAAACAGTGCTTTTGACGCCGTGACATGGTTGGATCTTTCACAGGCTGATATTGGACTGGTAGAGGAAAATCCAATTCATTATCAGGATTTGAAATAA